A window of Candidatus Thiodiazotropha endoloripes genomic DNA:
GTCTGCACCAGCAGGCTGTTTTTTATGGGGCATGCTGCATGAGCCGGGATTTCAAACGTACCGACCGGATCAGCGCTGAGCTGCAAAAGGAGCTGGCCGAACTGATCCGTGAAGAGATCAAAGATAAGGCGCTTGGCATGGTGACCGTCCAGGAGGCCCGTGTCGTCCGGGATCTATCCCAGGCGAAGGTGTTTTTCACCACCCTGGGCGCAAGCTTCTCTCATCAGGAGAGCGCAAAACATCTCAACCAGGTGGCCGGTCATCTGCGCTGGTTGCTTGGACAGCGTATGAAGATACGCACAGTACCCAAACTTCAGTTTGTTTATGACATTTCGGTCGAGCAGGGGGAGCATCTCTCCAACCTGATCGAAGAAGCGGTAACCGAGAAACAAACCTGATTCCAGTGATAATGTTTTTTAGAGATTAAGTATGGGACGTCGTCGTAACAGAGGGCGCAATATCAATGGGGTATTGCTGCTCGACAAGCCGCAAGGCATGACCTCCAACAAGGCGTTGCAAGAGGTCAAGTTTCTTTACAAGGCCGCCAAGGCGGGCCATACCGGCAGCCTGGATCCCTTGGCAACCGGTCTGTTGCCGATCTGTTTTGGTGAGGCCACCAAACTGTCTGCCTTTCTGCTTGATGCGGATAAGCGCTATCTGGTGAAGGTCAAGCTGGGTGAAACCACCACCACCGCGGATGCGGAGGGTGAAGTGGTGGAGACCGGTGACCCGAGCGGTGTGACTGAGGCTGCACTGCTCGAGACCATGAAGGAGTTCCTCGGG
This region includes:
- the rbfA gene encoding 30S ribosome-binding factor RbfA; this encodes MSRDFKRTDRISAELQKELAELIREEIKDKALGMVTVQEARVVRDLSQAKVFFTTLGASFSHQESAKHLNQVAGHLRWLLGQRMKIRTVPKLQFVYDISVEQGEHLSNLIEEAVTEKQT